GGCCGCCAACGACACGACCCGCATGACGATCCCGTGCACCATGCCTTCTTTGGACGCGCGCAGCCGACGTTCAGCCGGTCAGACCGAGAACGACACACCGCAGCCGCACGTACCCTTGGCGTTCGGGTTCTCGAAGAAGAAGCCCTTGCTGAGGAGGCCGGTGTCGTAATCGAGCGTCGTGCCGCCCAGGAACCGCAGGCTCTTGGGGTCGACGAACACTCTCGCGTCGTGGCCCCCCTCGAGCACGGTGTCGGTCGGCCGCGGCTCGGCCTCCCAGGCGAAGACGTAGCTCATGCCGGAGCACCCGCCCGCCTTGACGCCAACGCGCAGGCCACCGCCGGCGAGCCCCTGCCTGTCGAGCAGCTTGCGAATCTGCCGGCTGGCGTTGTCCGAGATCTGAATCATCGCGTTCATTTTATCGCGACCGTCGGGCGCGTGGACCGCTGGTCGAGATCGGCCCGCCTACAGGCCCAGCTCTGCCCGGAGCTCACGCAGCCGGGCCACCACGCTGGCCACCTTCTCGACCGCGTAGTCGACCTCCGCCTCGGTCGTCGTCCGGCCGAGGCCGAAACGGATCGACGCCATGGCCAGCTCGTCGTCGAGGCCGAGGGCCGTGAGGACGTGCGAGGGCGCCGCCTTCGCGGTCGAGCACGCCGAGCCCGACGAGACGGCGAGATCGTCGAGCGCCATCCCCAACGACTCGCTTTCGATGTCGGGGAAGCTCACGTTGAGGTTGTGCGGCAACCGGTGCTCGAGCGAGCCGTTCACCCGCAGCGTGGGCACGCGGGCGATGAGGCCGGCGAGCAACCGGTCGCGCAGCGCGGCGAGGCGCCGGCCCTCGGTGGCGAGGAGCTCGCCGCCGATCTCGACGGCCTCGCCGAATCCGACGATGGCCGGCACGTTCAACGTGCCCGACCGCAGCCCGCGCTCGTGGCCCCCGCCGTGGATGATCGCCGTGACGTCGAGCCCTGACGCCTTGCGCCGGACGTAGAGCGCGCCCACTCCCTTCGGGCCGTAGAGCTTGTGGCCGGTGAACGACACGAGGTCGACGCCAAGGTCGTCGACATCGAACGGCACCTTGCCGATGGCCTGCGACGCATCGGTGTGCACGAAGACGCCGCGGTCGCGCGCGAGGCGCGCGATCTCGCGAATCGGCTGGAGCACGCCGATCTCGTTGTTTGCGGCCATCACCGAGACGAGCACGGTGCCGTCGGTGAGCGCGGCGGCCACCGCGGCGGCGTCGACGATCCCGTCGGGTCCGACCGGCAGGTAGGTCACCGCACAGCCGCCCGCCTCCAGGTACCTGCAGGTGTCGAGCACCGACTTGTGCTCGGTCTGCACGGTGACGATGTGCGTGCCGCGCGCGCGACAGCCCTGCGCCACGCCCTTCAGGGCGAGGTTGTTCGACTCGGTCGCCCCACTCGTGAAGACGATCTCGGTGTGGCTGGCGCCAATGCCGCGTGCGCACTGTTCGCGGGCTTTCTCGACGGCCTGCGCCGCCTCCCATCCGTATCGATGGTTACGGCTCGCCGCGTTGCCGAAGCGCTCCGAGAAGTAGGGCAGCATGGCCTCGAGCGCCCGCGGGTCGACGGGCGTCGTGGCGTGGTAGTCGAGGTAGATTGGTGGCGGCATGAGGGGCGGGCCGCCCGCTCACCGGGGGGCGGGAGGGCGGCGGCTGATCGTGAGCGGCGACGCCGCGGGTGGCGGCGCGTCGTGGGCGATCTCGAAGATGCTGCAGGCGGCGAGCGCCGTCAGGATGCGGTCCTTGATCCGCCAGAGCGGGTCGCGAATGCTGCACTTGGCGTACTGATCGCAGTTCTCGTCGTCGGTCGCGCAGGCGGTGACCGTGAGCGGGCCGTCGACGGCCTGGATGACGTCGGCCACCGAGATCAACGTCGCCGGGCGGGCCAGCGCGTACCCGCCTCGCGTGCCCTGCTGCGAGACGAGCAGCGACTTTCGCGCCAGCCGCTGCAGCACCTTGGCCATCAGCTCGACGGGAATGTCGTAC
The Acidobacteriota bacterium DNA segment above includes these coding regions:
- a CDS encoding aminotransferase class V-fold PLP-dependent enzyme; translated protein: MPPPIYLDYHATTPVDPRALEAMLPYFSERFGNAASRNHRYGWEAAQAVEKAREQCARGIGASHTEIVFTSGATESNNLALKGVAQGCRARGTHIVTVQTEHKSVLDTCRYLEAGGCAVTYLPVGPDGIVDAAAVAAALTDGTVLVSVMAANNEIGVLQPIREIARLARDRGVFVHTDASQAIGKVPFDVDDLGVDLVSFTGHKLYGPKGVGALYVRRKASGLDVTAIIHGGGHERGLRSGTLNVPAIVGFGEAVEIGGELLATEGRRLAALRDRLLAGLIARVPTLRVNGSLEHRLPHNLNVSFPDIESESLGMALDDLAVSSGSACSTAKAAPSHVLTALGLDDELAMASIRFGLGRTTTEAEVDYAVEKVASVVARLRELRAELGL
- a CDS encoding iron-sulfur cluster assembly accessory protein; the encoded protein is MNAMIQISDNASRQIRKLLDRQGLAGGGLRVGVKAGGCSGMSYVFAWEAEPRPTDTVLEGGHDARVFVDPKSLRFLGGTTLDYDTGLLSKGFFFENPNAKGTCGCGVSFSV
- a CDS encoding Rrf2 family transcriptional regulator, translating into MLRLSKKADYALMAMKHLALNADSGSTSAREIAEQYDIPVELMAKVLQRLARKSLLVSQQGTRGGYALARPATLISVADVIQAVDGPLTVTACATDDENCDQYAKCSIRDPLWRIKDRILTALAACSIFEIAHDAPPPAASPLTISRRPPAPR